Proteins encoded in a region of the Micropterus dolomieu isolate WLL.071019.BEF.003 ecotype Adirondacks linkage group LG07, ASM2129224v1, whole genome shotgun sequence genome:
- the ttc21b gene encoding tetratricopeptide repeat protein 21B has translation MEDEETMLALIRYYCYEKYFNHAINAAAAAQRKFSNDPIYIFFHAYGTLMQDQIQEASVELETIRDSQDLSLCTLMALVYAEKKKTNPDREVIQELDAKVKEDRKSASPKSLYYAGMFLWLLGRNDKAREYTERMIKLSSGSREGIILKAWIDVTSGKDAYARKAGKYFDEGLKERADAFALMGKAQYYEYRQNYSGALEMVNQVVVSFPGYLPALIKKMKLLLSLQDWEQTIDAAHRLLQKDKNNLEALRMLALHSLSRDGDITESVKQLSNLISSLEILEPRNPELFYRMSLAFTRVCGRNEKVIEQTFRMVERAFSVASGDSELATELGYQMVIQGRIKEAMKWYKTAMTLDETSVSALTGIIRCQLIEGHLEDAEQQLEFLTEIQQSIGKSGELLYLRAVLAVKRRRPQEEVTNLLNDAVDTHFSTLQGLPLGVEYFEKLNPDFLLEIVKEYLALCPAKPPAQGQPPAPQLQHCSTLLDTVVKIVPGLPQGVFLLAKVRYQSGDIDAAQSSLQHCLDQCPSHADAHLLMAQIHLLQGNFTLCSQSLELCLSHNFEIREHPLYHLIQAQAKKKMGELAEAIQTLQMAMSLPGVRRAGSTSKSKNKKTELSPADCVSVFLELAEALWLNGEQHEAAKVMQDAINEFSGTPEELRVTIANADLALLRGDTELALSMLRNITPEQPYYVQAKEKMGDIYLNHRKEKRLYASCYREIVEKLPSPHTYLLLGDAYMNIQEPEKAIEVYEHALKKNPKDGALASKIGKALVKTHNYIKAINYYEAALKTEQQNFLRYDLAELLLKMKQHERCERVLHEALAHEPVNELLALSDDCRYLVLLAKIQNKVDKNDEALLSLQRARDVQAKVLKRVQLEQPDAVPMQKQLAAEICAEIAKHYTSQRGYERAVKFYKEALVYCETDRKVMLELARLYLTLDEVDACQDQCSIILKNDQFNEDATLMMADIMFRKQDYEQAVFHFQQLLERQPDNYLTLSRLIELLRRAGKLEEVPRFVDMAEKYSSRTKFDPGFNYCKGLYLWFTGEPNDALRHFNKARKDNDWGQNAVYSMIEIYLNPDNDIIGGEVFENLDGEIGNSTEKQESEQLAVRTAEKLLKELKPQTPGGHTQLRILENYCFLATKQKANVEKALSVFTEIANNEKDHVPALLAMATAYMMLKQTPRARNQLKRIAKMNWSIVDADEFEKSWLLLADIYIHSGKYDMAGDLLKRCLNHNKSCCKAYEYLGYIMEKEQAFRDAALNYELAWKYGNRTNPTIGYKLAFNYLKAKRHVDAIDVCHKVLAAHPNYPRMRKDILDKARAALRS, from the exons agaggaAATTCAGCAATGATCCTATCTACATTTTTTTCCATGCATATGGTACTCTTATGCAAG ATCAAATTCAAGAAGCCTCAGTCGAGTTGGAAACAATAAGAGATAGCCAAGACTTGTCTCTCTGCACACTAATGGCCCTTGTCTatgctgagaaaaaaaagacaaacccAG ACAGAGAAGTAATTCAAGAACTTGATGCTAAGGTCAAAGAGGATCGCAAAAGTGCATCTCCGAAGAGTCTGTACTATGCTGGGATGTTTCTCTGGCTGTTAGGGCGAAATGATAAGGCAAGGGAGTACACAGAGAGAATGATCAAACTCTCCAGTGGCTCTAGAGAG GGAATAATCCTAAAAGCCTGGATAGATGTGACATCTGGTAAAGACGCCTACGCCAGGAAGGCTGGAAAATACTTTGATGAGGGACTGAAAGAAAGAGCAGATGCTTTTGCCCTAATGGGAAAG GCACAATATTATGAATATCGTCAGAACTACTCCGGAGCATTGGAGATGGTTAACCAGGTCGTTGTTAGTTTTCCTGGGTACTTGCCTGCCCTCATCAAGAAGATGAAACTGCTGCTCAGCCTTCAAGACTGGGAGCAAACCATAGATGCAGCACACAG ACTTTTACAGAAGGATAAAAATAACCTGGAGGCACTACGGATGCTAGCTCTACATTCTTTAAGTAGAGATGGAGATATTACAGAG TCAGTAAAGCAGCTTTCAAACCTCATCAGCAGCTTGGAGATTCTGGAACCACGCAACCCAGAGCTTTTCTACAGGATGTCTCTAGCCTTCACCCGTGTT TGTGGGCGAAATGAGAAAGTGATTGAGCAGACGTTTAGGATGGTGGAAAGAGCCTTCTCTGTGGCATCAGGGGACTCAGAATTAGCCACAGAGTTGGGCTACCAGATGGTGATTCAGGGCAGAATCAAGGAGGCTATGAAGTGGTACAAGACTGCCATGACTTTGGATGAGACAAGTGTTTCTGCTTTGACTG GTATAATTCGTTGCCAGTTGATAGAGGGCCATCTTGAAGATGCAGAACAACAGTTGGAATTTCTCACAGAGATTCAACAATCAATTGGCAAATCAGGG GAGCTACTGTACCTACGTGCCGTTCTGGCAGTGAAAAGGCGCCGGCCCCAGGAAGAGGTGACCAATCTGCTGAATGATGCAGTGGACACACACTTCTCCACACTGCAGGGTTTGCCTCTGGGAGTGGAGTACTTTGAAAAGCTGAaccctgacttcctgttggagATTGTCAAAGAGTATCTTGCACTTTGTCCTGCTAAG CCTCCAGCCCAGGGCCAGCCTCCTGCTCCTCAGCTCCAGCACTGTTCCACATTGTTGGATACAGTGGTCAAGATTGTGCCAGGTCTCCCTCAAGGAGTCTTCTTGCTAGCCAAAGTCAGATATCAGTCTG GTGACATTGACGCTGCTCAGAGCAGTCTTCAACATTGTCTGGACCAGTGTCCTTCTCATGCTGATGCTCATCTGCTAATGGCACAGATCCATCTGCTGCAGGGTAACTTCACATTGTGTTCCCAGTCTCTTGAACTCTGCCTCAGCCATAACTTTGAG ATTCGAGAACACCCGTTGTACCACCTGATCCAGGCTCAGGCTAAGAAGAAAATGGGTGAGCTGGCGGAGGCTATTCAGACACTGCAGATGGCCATGAGTCTTCCAGGTGTCCGCAGAGCTGGATCCACGTCCAAGTCTAAGAACAAGAAGACTGAGCTGAGTCCTGCTGACTGTGTCTCTGTCTTCTTGGAGTTAGCTGAGGCCCTGTGGCTCAACGGAGAACAG CATGAAGCAGCAAAGGTGATGCAGGATGCCATCAATGAGTTCTCGGGAACCCCTGAGGAGCTGCGTGTCACTATTGCCAATGCAGACCTGGCCCTGCTGCGTGGTGACACCGAGCTGGCACTGAGTATGCTCAGAAACATTACCCCAGAGCAGCCCTACTATGTCCAAGCAAAGGAGAAAATGGGAGACATATATCTGAAccacagaaaagagaaacgTCTCTATGCAAGCTGTTACAG AGAAATAGTGGAGAAGCTGCCCAGCCCTCACACATACCTCTTACTAGGTGATGCCTACATGAACATTCAAGAA CCAGAGAAAGCCATTGAGGTTTATGAGCATGCTCTGAAGAAAAACCCCAAAGACGGCGCTTTAGCCAGCAAGATTGGGAAAGCCCTGGTGAAGACTCATAACTACATCAAG gcaataaattACTATGAAGCAGCCCTGAAGACTGAGCAACAGAACTTCCTGCGCTATGACCTggctgagctgctgctgaagatgAAGCAACATGAGCGCTGTGAGAGGGTCCTGCATGAAGCTCTGGCCCATGAACCAG TGAATGAACTGCTGGCACTCTCAGATGATTGCCGTTATCTGGTCCTGTTAGCAAAGATCCAAAATAAGGTTGACAAAAATGACGAAGCTTTACTTTCCCTACAAAGA GCACGGGATGTGCAGGCCAAGGTGTTGAAGCGAGTGCAGTTGGAGCAGCCTGACGCTGTCCCCATGCAGAAGCAGCTTGCTGCAGAGATCTGCGCTGAGATCGCTAAACACTACACAAGTCAGAGGGGCTATGAGAGAGCAGTCAAATTCTACAAAGAAGCTCTTGTGTATTGTGAGACCGATCGCAAG GTAATGCTGGAGTTGGCACGGTTGTACCTTACTCTAGACGAGGTTGATGCGTGCCAGGACCAATGCAGCATCATTTTGAAGAATGATCAGTTTAATGAAGATGCAACCCTG ATGATGGCTGACATTATGTTTAGGAAGCAGGACTATGAACAGGCAGTTTTCCACTTTCAGCAACTCCTGGAGCGTCAACCAG ACAACTACCTAACACTGTCACGGCTTATTGAATTGCTGAGGAGGGCTGGGAAGTTGGAAGAAGTTCCCAGATTTGTTGATATGGCGGAAAAATATTCTTCCAGGACCAAGTTTGACCCTGGGTTCAACTACTGCAAAGGACTTTATCTTTG GTTCACAGGAGAACCTAATGATGCTCTGCGACACTTCAACAAAGCACGGAAAGACAACGACTGGGGCCAAAACGCTGTCTATAGCATGATTGAAATCTACCTAAACCCTGACAATGACATCATAGGAGGAGAAGTATTTGAGAATTTAGATGGTGAAATTGG GAACTCCACAGAGAAGCAGGAGTCCGAGCAGCTTGCTGTGAGAACAGCTGAGAAGCTGCTGAAGGAGTTAAAGCCTCAGACACCAGGTGGACACACACAGCTCCGCATCCTGGAGAACTACTGCTTTCTGGCAACTAAGCAGAAGGCCAATGTAGAGAAAGCCCTCAGTGTTTTCACTGAGATTGCAAACAATGAG AAAGACCATGTGCCGGCACTGCTGGCCATGGCGACAGCTTATATGATGCTCAAACAAACTCCCCGCGCCAGGAACCAGCTCAAACGCATAGCTAAGATGAACTGGAGCATTGTTGACGCCGATGAGTTTGAGAAGAGCTGGCTGCTCTTGGCAGACATTTACATCCATTCGGGGAAGTATGACATGGCCGGGGACCTCTTAAAGAGATGCCTCAATCATAACAAG TCATGCTGTAAAGCTTATGAATATCTGGGCTACATAATGGAAAAAGAGCAAGCATTCCGTGATGCAGCACTCAACTATGAACTGGCTTGGAAATATGGAAATCGAACTAACCCAACTATTG GATACAAGCTTGCTTTCAACTACTTGAAAGCAAAAAGGCACGTTGATGCTATAGATGTGTGTCACAAG GTTCTGGCTGCTCATCCGAATTATCCGAGAATGAGAAAGGACATCCTGGACAAAGCGCGTGCTGCTCTGAGATCTTAG